The Pararhizobium sp. IMCC21322 sequence TGTTTGCATGCCAGGCTCCAGTTATACCTAGGAGACAGATGGCAAACCGTTGCTTTATCCGCAAGTACGCACCATGTTGATACATACATACAAAAAGGATACCATAAATCATGAAAGCACATGAGGCCTATGACTGCGCGGATGGATGCCCTGTTGAGGCAACATTAGAAATTATTGGAGGTAAATGGAAAGGCGTGATCCTGTTCCACCTTCTGCAAGGCACAAAAAGATTTAGTGAACTAAAACGAGAAATGGGTTCGGTCACGCAGCGTATGCTGACGAAACAATTGCGCGAACTAGAAGCTTCAGGCTTAGTAAACCGTAAAGTTTACCCGGTTGTTCCACCCAAAGTTGAGTATACTTTATCTCCCAAAGGTATGACGTTAGAACCAATTTTAAATTCGCTTAGAAATTGGGGCGAAACGCATATTTTGACCGACTGAGAGCAGATCAATATGTCCGCTATTGAGCGGAAAACGGAAAGTCTGTTTTTTGGATTCAAACGTGGCAAAAGTGAATATTGCGTTAGGTCGTATCCGACCCTGCTCGTGGAAGAGCATTATCATTCTGCATGCCCGCTGCGGCCCCTAACCGCACCATGTATGCAATCCGCCGTTCATCAACCCGTTGTACTGTTTGCCGGGTATCGGCGTGGCGATGATGCGAACGCGTGCGGCATCGGCGAAGTCTAAGGTCGCTAGGCAAGGCTGATGGAATTGATCTGCCGATAATTTTACCTCAGCCCAACGTTCGTTTCGCTACGATCATCCTGCACCAGCCGATACTCCTGGAGTGTTTCCACTCGACTATCGGTTGAGCCGCCCCGCCATTTCCCTGTCTTTCTACGCTAACACCCTACTACGCCCCTGACGCTATTGCACTGGACCAGTTTGCGGTTCTTTTAATCGTCCCATATCCGGGGCCGTCTTGTGACTTCCCCTCCAGACGGGGACGTACATGGCGACATCTCACCAATATTCCGAGGCGGTTTCACGCGGGTCGCGCATGCTGCGCACCGCGCTTGGACCTGCCATCGCCAAGTATCTCGACGACGAACAGATCGTCGAGATCATGCTCAATCCTGATGGGCGGCTCTGGATCGACCGGCTCTCCGACGGCCTCGCGGCAACCGAGCATAGTCTTTCCGCTGCCGACGGCGAACGGATCGTCCGTCTTGTCGCGCATCATGTCGGAGCCGAGGTTCATGCGGACGCACCGCGCGTTTCGGCCGAGCTTCCCGAGACGGGGGAGCGGTTCGAAGGGCTTTTGCCTCCAGTCGTCACTGCACCGACCTTCGCGATCCGCAAGCCCGCAGTCGCGATCTTCACGCTCGACGATTACGTCTCCGCAGAAATCATGTCTGAGCGCCAAGCGGAGATACTGCGGGATGCAGTCGCCGCTCGCCGAAACATTCTGGTCGTTGGCGGCACCTCGACCGGCAAGACCACACTTACCAACGCATTGCTCGCCGAAGTCGCCAAGACCAATGACCGCGTCGTGCTGATCGAGGACACGCGCGAGTTGCAATGCGCCGCGCCGAACCTGGTCGCCTTGCGGACCAAGGATCAGGTCATCTCACTGTCCGATCTTGTGCGCTCCTCGCTCCGGCTGCGCCCCGACCGTATTCCAATCGGCGAGGTGCGCGGCCCCGAAGCGCTCGATCTCCTGAAGGCCTGGGGCACCGGTCATCCGGGCGGCATCGGCACGATCCATGCCGGGTCTGCCCTCGGTGCGCTGCGTCGGATGGAGCAGCTCATCCAGGAAGCGGTCGTAACCGTGCCGCGAACGCTGATCGCCGAGACGATCGACGTCGTTGCATTGCTCTCGGGACGCGGGTCCGCCCGCCGTCTCACCGAGCTCGTGCGCGTCGAAAGTCTCGATCCATCGGGCGATTACCGCCTCAGCTCCGCAACTCCAGACTGCAAAGGAACCTCCTGATGCTTCAACATTTCCTTCAAA is a genomic window containing:
- a CDS encoding helix-turn-helix domain-containing protein — translated: MKAHEAYDCADGCPVEATLEIIGGKWKGVILFHLLQGTKRFSELKREMGSVTQRMLTKQLRELEASGLVNRKVYPVVPPKVEYTLSPKGMTLEPILNSLRNWGETHILTD
- the trbB gene encoding P-type conjugative transfer ATPase TrbB; protein product: MATSHQYSEAVSRGSRMLRTALGPAIAKYLDDEQIVEIMLNPDGRLWIDRLSDGLAATEHSLSAADGERIVRLVAHHVGAEVHADAPRVSAELPETGERFEGLLPPVVTAPTFAIRKPAVAIFTLDDYVSAEIMSERQAEILRDAVAARRNILVVGGTSTGKTTLTNALLAEVAKTNDRVVLIEDTRELQCAAPNLVALRTKDQVISLSDLVRSSLRLRPDRIPIGEVRGPEALDLLKAWGTGHPGGIGTIHAGSALGALRRMEQLIQEAVVTVPRTLIAETIDVVALLSGRGSARRLTELVRVESLDPSGDYRLSSATPDCKGTS